Within the bacterium genome, the region CATCTAAAATCACAAGATCAACCTATGTTAAATACCCTTGCCCAGTGGTGCCGCTATGTCAGAAAAGGAAATGTAAAAGGTGCGGAATCATTTGAACATAATGGGCTTGTTGTTACAGTGCGTAAATTTCGCAGGAAGCAGGTACTGGAGGCTTTTGTTGAGGCACCGGGTGTGATTCATAAATCTGATGGTGATATCATTGAATTTAAATTTAATGTGTGATTTTTTCTAATTTTCTTTAAAAATTTTCCTTGACAATTCCAAAAATATATGTAAAATGGAAGTATGTATTTCAGATTACTAAAGCCACCCAAAGATAAAAGCTTCTTTTTATTTGGCCCACGGGGCACAGGTAAAACAACATGGGTTAAATCAACCTTTACTGATGCTTTGTATATAGACCTGCTGGAGGCAGAACTGTTTAATGACCTTACGGCTAATCCGGGCAGGCTT harbors:
- a CDS encoding ATP-binding protein, with amino-acid sequence MYFRLLKPPKDKSFFLFGPRGTGKTTWVKSTFTDALYIDLLEAELFNDLTANPGRL